The DNA segment ATGCGGAGACGAACCTCTCCGCCGTTTTCTTCCACCACTTCCCGCACGAGGTAGAGCCTCACGCCTCTCCCGCTCCCTCCTCGAGGGGAAGTGTCGGTGGGGTCGAAGAACCAGCTCAAAAACTCCGCATCGGCTAAAGAGGCCGTGTTCTCAAGAACAAGGAAAAGGCCGGAGCCGTCGCCTGAAACCGAGACCCGCACTTCCCCCTGAGGAGTGCTGAAGGCAAAGGCATTGGCCACAAGGTTTGCAAGGAGCACGAAGGCCTCCCCTTCTGAGAGGGGAAGGGAGCGGCCATTGCAAATCCCGGCAACATCTACAGAAACCGTAAGGTCTCACCGTTCCCCTTCGCGCTCGGCAACGGCGCGCCGCAGAATCGAAAGGAAGGTCTCACAGGTAATGGGCTCCTTTTTCCCCTCAAGGAGGAGGCTGAGCCTCTGCATCTCCCGCACGATTCCCTCCAGGCGGCGGATCTGGCGCATCATCCGGGAGAGAACCTCCCCCTCAAGAGGCGCGCCCTCCTCAGGGGTACCCAGGTACCCCGAGAGCACCGCAAGGGGGGTCTGGATTTCGTGCCACAGGGCGGTGAGGAAGTACCGGAGGCTCCGCAGCCTCCGCAGCTTCGCCCTCTCATCCTCAAGGAGGACAAGGGGCGTACCACCGAAGGCAAAGGGGCGAAGGAGGAACCCCGACCCGGGAATGCGAAGAACCTCCCGGGAAGATAAGGCCCGAAGGATGGCCTCCCCAAGAACGGGAATCTCAAAGGCCTGGACCTCCTGCACTCCTTTCCCTTTAAGGCCACGCTCTTTGCAAACGTCTCGTTGAGGAGTATCCACTCCTCTTCGGGAAGGAAGGAAGCCCCGCCCACCGAGAGGCTGTCAAGAACACCGAGGACTTCCTTCAGCCACTCTTTTTCTTCTTCCCTCCTGCGCTCGGCAAGCGCCCGAAGGCATGCGGTGAGGTTCCCTTCTTCGGGCACACCGAAAAGGCGGCTCGCCACCCTCCGGAAGTGCCGGGAGAAGAGGAAAAAGCCCAGGATAAGACCGGCTATACCCCCGCCGGCAAGAAGGAGCACCTCACGAAGGCTCAAAGGAGTACCCCACCCCTCGCACCGTGACAATCCACCGGCCCCTTGGATCGAGCTTTTTCCGAAGGTGGGCGATGTAGACGTCCACCACCCGGTCCGTCACGAAGGCGTCCTCTCCCCATACCTCATCAAGAATAGTCTGCCGGGTTACGATCCGCCCCCGGTTCCGCACGAGGAGCTCAAGGAGGCGGAACTCCCGGAAGGAAAGGGGGATGACTTCCTTCCCAATCTCGACGGTGAGGCTTTCCGGGACAAGGACCATATCCCCAATCCGGAGCGTACTACCCCCGAGAGACGAAGACGCGGCCCTCCTCAGGACCGCCCGGATGCGGGCGAGGAGCTCCCGGGGGTGGAAGGGCTTCGTCACGTAGTCGTCGGCCCCCATCTCAAGGCCCGAGACGATGTCCATGGGATCGTCCTTCACGGTGAGCATGATGACTGGGGTGTGCTTGAAGCGGGGATGGCTCCGCACGTAGTGG comes from the Candidatus Caldatribacterium sp. genome and includes:
- a CDS encoding ATP-binding protein, with amino-acid sequence MLLANLVANAFAFSTPQGEVRVSVSGDGSGLFLVLENTASLADAEFLSWFFDPTDTSPRGGSGRGVRLYLVREVVEENGGEVRLRMQGNRVVFKVFLPWEENQWDRE
- a CDS encoding response regulator transcription factor produces the protein MGAEIVYVEDEKDLAEFVKYFLEKEGYRVLHFASGEDFLKAMEELSPQLVLLDLMLPGIGGFEVFHYVRSHPRFKHTPVIMLTVKDDPMDIVSGLEMGADDYVTKPFHPRELLARIRAVLRRAASSSLGGSTLRIGDMVLVPESLTVEIGKEVIPLSFREFRLLELLVRNRGRIVTRQTILDEVWGEDAFVTDRVVDVYIAHLRKKLDPRGRWIVTVRGVGYSFEPS